From Candidatus Woesearchaeota archaeon, the proteins below share one genomic window:
- a CDS encoding SMC family ATPase, which yields MLRSLRLRNIRSYVDEEVSFPEGSVILSGDVGSGKSTILLAIEFALFGILRGEVSGAALLRHGAQQGWVELAFEVDGREVVVRRGLKRSGGSVTQGAGFLIVDGVREEATAVELKSRILSLLGYPEGLLAKSKSLLFRYTVYTPQQEMNRILSEKPEERLETLRKIFDLDKYKRVNENAIMVARALKGQGDVLEGQLSVLERQVEELKPAEKRLDAARKEVLKVVQREGVLAKKVAELKKRQAELEKQSFLHNDVRTKCEVLKGEVRSLREELVRKKKEHDDLLGLLKEQGEPKRPAKRKVRSGEAVREALAKVRHALVQIEESRAKHEERIDQCRRVIERIKTVSSCPTCLQNVPEEHRQRVVEKQELLLEKAARNLEKIEKKMRAARERVEELEEELQQVQKAQEEERVFAIQLKSLEEKKKRLRLLAEACALLEKACKEKEKDVASVEKKLAALPEIKGELSALRQEVEKVEQERREVAGRRAGLEREAALLEEQLKRLELLQERMQSLKKEVEEHRLLRQWLQGVFQNVIFVIERQLLMSIYHEFNAYFKRWFSMLIDESVLGVRLDEHFSPCVEQNGFETDVAHLSGGERSAVALAYRLALNSVISQFMSSVKTRGLLILDEPTDGFSAEQLDRLREVLSELKVSQLILVSHESKVESFVDHVLRVEKLEHVSRIVRGV from the coding sequence ATGCTTCGTTCGTTGCGGTTGAGGAATATCCGGTCGTACGTTGATGAGGAGGTTTCTTTCCCTGAGGGCTCGGTCATTCTCTCAGGGGATGTGGGTTCTGGAAAGTCAACTATTTTGCTTGCTATTGAGTTTGCTTTGTTTGGGATTTTGCGCGGTGAGGTTTCTGGTGCTGCGCTTCTTCGGCACGGCGCCCAACAAGGCTGGGTTGAACTCGCATTTGAAGTAGATGGCCGGGAGGTTGTTGTTCGTCGAGGATTGAAGCGTTCTGGTGGGAGCGTCACGCAAGGTGCTGGGTTTCTCATCGTTGACGGGGTTCGTGAAGAGGCGACAGCCGTGGAGTTGAAGAGCAGAATCCTCTCCTTGCTAGGGTATCCTGAGGGGCTTTTGGCGAAGAGCAAGTCGCTCTTATTTCGCTATACCGTTTACACGCCACAGCAGGAGATGAACAGGATTTTGAGCGAGAAGCCAGAGGAGCGTCTTGAGACGTTGCGTAAAATCTTTGATTTGGACAAGTACAAGCGTGTAAACGAGAATGCGATCATGGTTGCCAGAGCGCTGAAAGGGCAGGGGGATGTGTTGGAGGGCCAATTGAGTGTTCTTGAGCGGCAAGTTGAAGAGCTCAAGCCGGCTGAGAAGCGGCTTGATGCGGCTCGCAAAGAGGTGTTGAAGGTTGTTCAGCGCGAGGGCGTGCTCGCGAAAAAAGTTGCTGAGTTGAAAAAGCGGCAGGCGGAGTTGGAGAAACAGTCGTTCTTGCATAATGATGTAAGGACGAAGTGTGAGGTCTTGAAAGGGGAAGTTCGTTCCTTGCGCGAAGAGCTTGTTAGAAAGAAAAAGGAACATGATGATCTTCTTGGTTTGCTCAAGGAACAAGGGGAGCCGAAGAGGCCTGCGAAGAGGAAGGTGAGAAGTGGAGAGGCGGTGCGTGAGGCGCTGGCGAAGGTGCGCCACGCGCTTGTGCAGATTGAAGAGAGCAGAGCGAAACACGAGGAACGGATTGATCAGTGCAGGCGAGTTATTGAGCGTATTAAGACTGTTTCTTCATGTCCAACGTGTTTGCAGAACGTTCCTGAAGAGCATCGCCAACGCGTAGTTGAAAAACAAGAGCTGCTTTTGGAGAAGGCGGCAAGGAACTTGGAAAAGATTGAGAAGAAAATGCGTGCCGCGAGAGAGCGTGTTGAGGAGCTGGAAGAAGAATTGCAGCAAGTGCAAAAAGCGCAGGAGGAGGAACGGGTTTTTGCAATTCAACTCAAGTCGCTCGAGGAGAAAAAGAAACGGTTGCGCTTGCTGGCCGAGGCGTGCGCTCTCTTGGAGAAGGCCTGCAAAGAGAAGGAGAAGGACGTTGCGAGTGTTGAGAAAAAACTCGCTGCGTTACCTGAAATAAAAGGTGAGTTGAGTGCCTTGCGGCAAGAGGTTGAAAAGGTTGAGCAGGAGCGCAGAGAGGTTGCAGGGCGCAGGGCGGGGCTTGAGCGAGAGGCGGCATTGCTAGAAGAACAGCTGAAAAGGCTGGAGTTGCTGCAAGAACGCATGCAATCGCTCAAAAAGGAAGTCGAGGAGCATCGTTTGCTGCGGCAGTGGCTGCAAGGCGTGTTTCAGAATGTCATCTTCGTCATCGAGCGCCAGTTGCTCATGAGTATTTACCACGAGTTTAACGCGTACTTCAAGCGGTGGTTCTCAATGCTCATTGATGAAAGTGTTTTAGGTGTTCGTTTGGACGAACACTTTTCTCCTTGTGTCGAGCAAAACGGTTTTGAAACTGACGTGGCGCATCTTTCTGGGGGTGAGCGCAGTGCCGTGGCGCTTGCGTACCGCTTAGCACTTAATTCAGTAATTAGTCAGTTTATGTCGTCTGTCAAAACAAGGGGCTTGCTCATCCTCGATGAACCAACAGACGGGTTTAGTGCTGAGCAGCTTGATAGGTTGCGGGAAGTGCTCTCCGAGTTGAAGGTATCCCAGCTCATCTTGGTGAGCCATGAGAGCAAAGTCGAGAGTTTTGTTGACCACGTGTTGCGAGTGGAAAAGCTTGAGCACGTGAGCAGGATTGTTCGAGGGGTGTAG